Proteins encoded within one genomic window of Haematobia irritans isolate KBUSLIRL chromosome 5, ASM5000362v1, whole genome shotgun sequence:
- the lig gene encoding ubiquitin-associated protein-like lingerer isoform X7: protein MSTQIRNSGSSRNQKKSNSGTGGGGGDSVSQASHKKADNSKTEKEKSHPKPTAEQLRIAQITNSNMSEDPQMREKVATLIEMTQRSEEEVCCALYECDNNLENAVLFLLETLPVGAFETSSKKKKNKAANAAQDSNAGGGDGDWADGNANTDKREKSRNRNSSNRGGRAGSDSRGWRGREARENERNSRGGGGDRDDRANDNYRGGPRAVGGGDSRRGVGGGRGGGYVGRGGRGGGRLGGGRGAGGRGDRSGGGYSSRYNNTNDDHQEVELWDNTIAQIAEKRQQQSQDDSWGDWDNEEYVGSLKDSKVFTPSNLQNQTAASVLSSGLAGSNAAVSGNTNSTGMTSDLSSQQGLDHHHLGTSVIGSSSMQTPSQGSHLNSIVGNNTVNTGLDDNTTSNLSSVAATPIMQYSAAVSSTQPQSSVGGTSSLSSGGTSISGGNLGSSQYGSAVDSFSNAATAAANLVQQVQQQHLEQQMKSSTTLSVEQSQYFNSLTSQNTAGQSVVGNVQQQQPMAGYAQNPNSVQYPTSYANVFGTGTNSSGSSTAISTDPTSQIQSGQQPQVRRARAKLPPPSKIPSSAVEMPGDSLNNIGYIDVQFGGLDFNTDESFENLSEKFNTSVTLDGQQSQQQAQQKSLVQSPQDVNASAYDQNKTVAQQQQSLSSGLPNSHLVTDTLTAGGYSQRNTSQQQQQAQQISGVTGSGTQSSGTNALDQLTKNDPYQQSTTAATAYQSSYQSANVSNKGVTNAYQPSVASQGYSNSAYGNVQSSVANSYQPQAYGSYQQNSMASYQQQQQSASQVAQSASNVPGGSTSVGGVANSTQNIPSVGGNSSSNSATVSSSNAISNSSGTSVNSVSSAVNSNIAVTNTNNNANSSSSNSSVANNAASNVVSQSVSGGSGVGGVGGSGVNSSSNSSNVNSNSAATASGVSGGVSTSSAVAASSGGVASAVNKTGSVAGSSGAPTGGSGGGAGSGMVPNIQMVSQYIQTSLPYYQQPVYSYEDLQMMQQRVPHVQGYYDLNYTTPTSLGAGRDNLGSVAYSTMTDGRFARTDNNSSPVSNVSSTMSQQAGSSGPMLNVPYAYFYGGNVMPGSFQYGTPAIYPQIPAANTASGGQFPKPSYNTGYGSTNYDALSQASQDYTNKTYPSSVNQPTKSQNVTNPPQAGTASDITSSMYGKGHVALNKVNSYEKQNFHSGTPPPFNMANTQTAGGTSAQPYGMYLPTMPAAGHHMIHPQIHQMDGRIHNSSRRDSNSTGQRQPTSSQSKSATKQGYSPSYWTGQN from the exons ATGAGCACACAAATCCGTAATAGCGGCAGTAGTCGcaaccaaaaaaaatcaaattctggCACTGGAGGAGGTGGCGGGGACTCAGTTTCACAGGCTTCACATAAGAAAGCAGATAATTCAAAGACAGAAAAGGAAAAATCTCACCCAAAG CCAACAGCAGAACAGTTACGCATTGCTCAGATAACCAACAGTAATATGTCAGAAGATCCACAAATGCGCGAAAAGGTTGCCACACTCATAGAGATGACACAGAGATCTGAGGAAGAGGTCTGCTGTGCTCTATATGAATGTGACAACAATTTGGAGAATGCAGTGCTGTTTCTATTAGAAACACTTCCAGTG ggAGCATTTGAGACATCTTCAAAGAAGAAAAAGAACAAAGCCGCAAATGCTGCACAGGATAGTAATGCAGGTGGTGGAGACGGTGATTGGGCCGATGGTAATGCTAATACGGACAAACGTGAAAAATCACGTAACCGAAATAGTAGCAATCGTGGTGGTCGCGCTGGTTCGGACAGTCGAGGAT gGCGTGGCAGAGAGGCCCGTGAAAATGAGCGCAATTCCAGAGGTGGTGGTGGCGACCGAGATGATCGTGCCAATGATAACTATCGCGGTGGTCCCCGTGCTGTGGGAGGGGGTGATAGTCGCCGCGGTGTTGGAGGAGGACGTGGTGGCGGTTATGTTGGCCGTGGGGGCAGAGGTGGTGGTCGCCTGGGTGGCGGTAGAGGAGCTGGCGGTCGTGGTGATCGCAGCGGTGGTGGTTATAGTTCACGCTACAATAATACCAACGACGATCATCAAGAAGTTGAGCTGTGGGACAACACTATAGCTCAAATTGCAGAGAAACGGCAACAACAAAGTCAAGATGACTCTTGGGGTGATTGGGATAATGAAGAGTACGTCGGCTCCCTAAAGGACAGTAAGGTGTTCACACCGAGTAACCTGCAGAATCAGACGGCAGCCAGTGTTTTAAGCAGTGGTCTGGCCGGAAGTAATGCCGCTGTAAGTGGCAACACAAATTCAACGGGAATGACAAGTGACTTATCATCCCAACAAGGATTGGACCATCATCACCTTGGAACGTCAGTAATTGGTAGCAGTTCTATGCAAACACCATCACAGGGATCTCACTTAAACTCCATAGTGGGTAATAATACCGTCAACACCGGCCTTGATGATAATACTACAAGCAATTTATCATCAGTCGCCGCAACGCCGATCATGCAATACAGCGCCGCTGTAAGTAGTACTCAACCACAGTCGTCTGTTGGTGGCACAAGCTCATTATCTAGTGGTGGTACCAGTATAAGTGGGGGAAATTTGGGTAGTTCACAGTACGGCAGTGCCGTTGATAGTTTCTCGAATGCAGCAACTGCAGCTGCCAATTTAGTGCAGCAGGTACAACAGCAACATCTCGAACAACAGATGAAATCGTCGACAACGTTGTCGGTGGAACAATCGCAGTATTTCAATTCATTGACATCGCAAAATACGGCCGGTCAATCAGTAGTGGGTAATGTCCAGCAACAGCAGCCAATGGCTGGCTATGCTCAAAATCCAAACAGTGTGCAATACCCAACGTCATATGCCAATGTCTTTGGCACGGGAACAAATAGTAGTGGATCATCTACGGCGATATCAACAGATCCCACGTCACAAATTCAAAGTGGTCAACAACCACAAGTACGGCGGGCACGTGCTAAACTTCCTCCCCCCTCCAAG ATTCCTTCAAGTGCTGTTGAAATGCCTGGCGACTCCTTGAACAACATCGGTTATATCGATGTACAATTTGGAGGTTTGGACTTCAACACAGATGAATCATTTGAAAATTTGTCGGAAAAATTCAACACCTCAGTAACTTTGGATGGCCAACAAAGTCAACAGCAGGCGCAGCAAAAATCATTGGTGCAATCTCCACAGGATGTCAATGCTTCTGCGTACGATCAAAACAAGACTGTAGCACAGCAGCAACAATCGTTATCATCGGGATTGCCTAATTCACATTTGGTG ACCGATACACTAACGGCTGGGGGTTATAGTCAGAGAAACACTtcgcaacaacagcagcaggcaCAACAAATTAGTGGTGTAACTGGATCGGGTACACAAAGCTCTGGTACCAATGCTCTGGACCAATTAACTAAAAATGACCCGTATCAGCAAAGCACTACTGCAGCCACAGCTTATCAAAGTTCTTACCAAAGCGCCAATGTTTCCAACAAAGGTGTTACAAATGCTTACCAACCATCTGTAGCTTCTCAGGGTTACAGCAATTCAGCATATGGGAACGTGCAG tcATCGGTGGCCAATTCATATCAACCTCAAGCATATGGATCGTACCAACAAAACTCTATGGCTTcataccaacaacaacaacagtcaGCGTCACAGGTTGCACAGAGTGCCTCGAATGTCCCAGGAGGATCAACAAGTGTTGGTGGTGTGGCTAATTCAACACAAAACATTCCTTCAGTTGGTGGTAACAGTAGCAGTAATAGTGCAAC TGTTTCGTCTAGCAATGCCATTAGCAATAGTAGTGGTACATCTGTAAATTCCGTGTCAAGTGCTGTCAATTCCAACATTGCTGTGACAAATA CTAACAACAATGCCAACAGCAGCAGTTCGAATAGCAGTGTTGCAAATAATGCCGCATCGAATGTGGTCTCGCAGTCTGTTAGTGGCGGCAGTGGTGTTGGCGGAGTTGGTGGAAGTGGTGTTAACAGCAGTAGCAATAGCAGCAATGTGAATAGTAATAGTGCTGCGACTGCTTCAGGTGTCAgtggtggtgttagtacatcatCAGCTGTAGCTGCTTCATCCGGTGGTGTAGCATCGGCGGTGAATAAGACTGGTAGTGTAGCGGGTAGTAGTGGTGCGCCCACAGGTGGTAGTGGCGGCGGAGCTGGTAGTGGAATGGTGCCCAACATCCAAATGGTTAGTCAATATATTCAGACTTCATTGCCATACTATCAGCAACCAGTTTATTCTTACGAGGATTTACAAATGATGCAACAGCGAGTGCCACACGTG CAAGGTTATTATGACTTGAACTACACAACACCTACAAGTTTGGGAGCTGGTCGTGATAACTTAGGTTCCGTTGCCTATTCAACAATGACTGATGGTCGTTTTGCCAGAACTGACAATAATTCCAGTCCTGTTAGTAAT GTTTCAAGTACAATGTCACAACAAGCTGGTTCTAGTGGACCCATGCTTAATGTTCCTTACGCATATTTCTATGGCGGCAATGTTATGCCTGGTAGTTTTCAGTATGGCACCCCAGCCATTTATCCG cAAATTCCTGCTGCCAACACAGCTTCAGGAGGACAATTCCCTAAACCTTCATATAATACAGGCTATGGTTCAACCAACTATGATGCACTTTCTCAAGCTTCACAAGACTATACCAACAAAACATACCCCTCAAGTGTGAATCAACCCACAAAGtcccaaaatgtaacaaatccTCCACAAGCTGGTACAGCTTCGGACATAACTTCTTCAATGTATGGAAAAGGGCATGTGGCACTTAATAAGGTCAAT tccTATGAAAAGCAGAATTTCCATTCGGGCACACCTCCTCCCTTTAATATGGCAAATACACAGACTGCTGGTGGGACTTCAGCACAACCATACGGCATGTATTTACCCACAATGCCCGCTGCTGGTCACCACATGATACATCCCCAGATTCACCAg ATGGACGGCAGGATTCACAATTCATCCCGCCGG GATTCAAACAGCACTGGTCAACGTCAACCCACAAGTAGCCAATCGAAGTCGGCTACAAAACAAGGATATTCACCATCCTATTGGACTGGTCAGAATTAA
- the lig gene encoding ubiquitin-associated protein-like lingerer isoform X1 produces MSTQIRNSGSSRNQKKSNSGTGGGGGDSVSQASHKKADNSKTEKEKSHPKPTAEQLRIAQITNSNMSEDPQMREKVATLIEMTQRSEEEVCCALYECDNNLENAVLFLLETLPVGAFETSSKKKKNKAANAAQDSNAGGGDGDWADGNANTDKREKSRNRNSSNRGGRAGSDSRGWRGREARENERNSRGGGGDRDDRANDNYRGGPRAVGGGDSRRGVGGGRGGGYVGRGGRGGGRLGGGRGAGGRGDRSGGGYSSRYNNTNDDHQEVELWDNTIAQIAEKRQQQSQDDSWGDWDNEEYVGSLKDSKVFTPSNLQNQTAASVLSSGLAGSNAAVSGNTNSTGMTSDLSSQQGLDHHHLGTSVIGSSSMQTPSQGSHLNSIVGNNTVNTGLDDNTTSNLSSVAATPIMQYSAAVSSTQPQSSVGGTSSLSSGGTSISGGNLGSSQYGSAVDSFSNAATAAANLVQQVQQQHLEQQMKSSTTLSVEQSQYFNSLTSQNTAGQSVVGNVQQQQPMAGYAQNPNSVQYPTSYANVFGTGTNSSGSSTAISTDPTSQIQSGQQPQVRRARAKLPPPSKIPSSAVEMPGDSLNNIGYIDVQFGGLDFNTDESFENLSEKFNTSVTLDGQQSQQQAQQKSLVQSPQDVNASAYDQNKTVAQQQQSLSSGLPNSHLVTDTLTAGGYSQRNTSQQQQQAQQISGVTGSGTQSSGTNALDQLTKNDPYQQSTTAATAYQSSYQSANVSNKGVTNAYQPSVASQGYSNSAYGNVQSSVANSYQPQAYGSYQQNSMASYQQQQQSASQVAQSASNVPGGSTSVGGVANSTQNIPSVGGNSSSNSATANTNSSYLSSAYGSQPAYQSSQSVYGSTGLSNSTGYTGSTNTSSSQYSNFSTSAKLKDPTSTSSNTSHYESVSSSNAISNSSGTSVNSVSSAVNSNIAVTNSMISSTLGALTSNSNVNNPSSLANNNANSSSSNSSVANNAASNVVSQSVSGGSGVGGVGGSGVNSSSNSSNVNSNSAATASGVSGGVSTSSAVAASSGGVASAVNKTGSVAGSSGAPTGGSGGGAGSGMVPNIQMVSQYIQTSLPYYQQPVYSYEDLQMMQQRVPHVQGYYDLNYTTPTSLGAGRDNLGSVAYSTMTDGRFARTDNNSSPVSNVSSTMSQQAGSSGPMLNVPYAYFYGGNVMPGSFQYGTPAIYPQIPAANTASGGQFPKPSYNTGYGSTNYDALSQASQDYTNKTYPSSVNQPTKSQNVTNPPQAGTASDITSSMYGKGHVALNKVNSYEKQNFHSGTPPPFNMANTQTAGGTSAQPYGMYLPTMPAAGHHMIHPQIHQMDGRIHNSSRRDSNSTGQRQPTSSQSKSATKQGYSPSYWTGQN; encoded by the exons ATGAGCACACAAATCCGTAATAGCGGCAGTAGTCGcaaccaaaaaaaatcaaattctggCACTGGAGGAGGTGGCGGGGACTCAGTTTCACAGGCTTCACATAAGAAAGCAGATAATTCAAAGACAGAAAAGGAAAAATCTCACCCAAAG CCAACAGCAGAACAGTTACGCATTGCTCAGATAACCAACAGTAATATGTCAGAAGATCCACAAATGCGCGAAAAGGTTGCCACACTCATAGAGATGACACAGAGATCTGAGGAAGAGGTCTGCTGTGCTCTATATGAATGTGACAACAATTTGGAGAATGCAGTGCTGTTTCTATTAGAAACACTTCCAGTG ggAGCATTTGAGACATCTTCAAAGAAGAAAAAGAACAAAGCCGCAAATGCTGCACAGGATAGTAATGCAGGTGGTGGAGACGGTGATTGGGCCGATGGTAATGCTAATACGGACAAACGTGAAAAATCACGTAACCGAAATAGTAGCAATCGTGGTGGTCGCGCTGGTTCGGACAGTCGAGGAT gGCGTGGCAGAGAGGCCCGTGAAAATGAGCGCAATTCCAGAGGTGGTGGTGGCGACCGAGATGATCGTGCCAATGATAACTATCGCGGTGGTCCCCGTGCTGTGGGAGGGGGTGATAGTCGCCGCGGTGTTGGAGGAGGACGTGGTGGCGGTTATGTTGGCCGTGGGGGCAGAGGTGGTGGTCGCCTGGGTGGCGGTAGAGGAGCTGGCGGTCGTGGTGATCGCAGCGGTGGTGGTTATAGTTCACGCTACAATAATACCAACGACGATCATCAAGAAGTTGAGCTGTGGGACAACACTATAGCTCAAATTGCAGAGAAACGGCAACAACAAAGTCAAGATGACTCTTGGGGTGATTGGGATAATGAAGAGTACGTCGGCTCCCTAAAGGACAGTAAGGTGTTCACACCGAGTAACCTGCAGAATCAGACGGCAGCCAGTGTTTTAAGCAGTGGTCTGGCCGGAAGTAATGCCGCTGTAAGTGGCAACACAAATTCAACGGGAATGACAAGTGACTTATCATCCCAACAAGGATTGGACCATCATCACCTTGGAACGTCAGTAATTGGTAGCAGTTCTATGCAAACACCATCACAGGGATCTCACTTAAACTCCATAGTGGGTAATAATACCGTCAACACCGGCCTTGATGATAATACTACAAGCAATTTATCATCAGTCGCCGCAACGCCGATCATGCAATACAGCGCCGCTGTAAGTAGTACTCAACCACAGTCGTCTGTTGGTGGCACAAGCTCATTATCTAGTGGTGGTACCAGTATAAGTGGGGGAAATTTGGGTAGTTCACAGTACGGCAGTGCCGTTGATAGTTTCTCGAATGCAGCAACTGCAGCTGCCAATTTAGTGCAGCAGGTACAACAGCAACATCTCGAACAACAGATGAAATCGTCGACAACGTTGTCGGTGGAACAATCGCAGTATTTCAATTCATTGACATCGCAAAATACGGCCGGTCAATCAGTAGTGGGTAATGTCCAGCAACAGCAGCCAATGGCTGGCTATGCTCAAAATCCAAACAGTGTGCAATACCCAACGTCATATGCCAATGTCTTTGGCACGGGAACAAATAGTAGTGGATCATCTACGGCGATATCAACAGATCCCACGTCACAAATTCAAAGTGGTCAACAACCACAAGTACGGCGGGCACGTGCTAAACTTCCTCCCCCCTCCAAG ATTCCTTCAAGTGCTGTTGAAATGCCTGGCGACTCCTTGAACAACATCGGTTATATCGATGTACAATTTGGAGGTTTGGACTTCAACACAGATGAATCATTTGAAAATTTGTCGGAAAAATTCAACACCTCAGTAACTTTGGATGGCCAACAAAGTCAACAGCAGGCGCAGCAAAAATCATTGGTGCAATCTCCACAGGATGTCAATGCTTCTGCGTACGATCAAAACAAGACTGTAGCACAGCAGCAACAATCGTTATCATCGGGATTGCCTAATTCACATTTGGTG ACCGATACACTAACGGCTGGGGGTTATAGTCAGAGAAACACTtcgcaacaacagcagcaggcaCAACAAATTAGTGGTGTAACTGGATCGGGTACACAAAGCTCTGGTACCAATGCTCTGGACCAATTAACTAAAAATGACCCGTATCAGCAAAGCACTACTGCAGCCACAGCTTATCAAAGTTCTTACCAAAGCGCCAATGTTTCCAACAAAGGTGTTACAAATGCTTACCAACCATCTGTAGCTTCTCAGGGTTACAGCAATTCAGCATATGGGAACGTGCAG tcATCGGTGGCCAATTCATATCAACCTCAAGCATATGGATCGTACCAACAAAACTCTATGGCTTcataccaacaacaacaacagtcaGCGTCACAGGTTGCACAGAGTGCCTCGAATGTCCCAGGAGGATCAACAAGTGTTGGTGGTGTGGCTAATTCAACACAAAACATTCCTTCAGTTGGTGGTAACAGTAGCAGTAATAGTGCAAC GGCAAACACAAATTCCAGTTATTTATCATCAGCCTATGGATCACAACCAGCCTATCAGTCTAGCCAAAGTGTTTATGGCTCAACTGGGTTGTCCAACAGTACCGG GTACACGGGCAGTACGAATACATCATCGTCTCAGTATAGTAACTTTAGTACTAGTGCAAAATTAAAGGATCCCACCTCGACATCTTCAAATACATCTCATTACGAAAG TGTTTCGTCTAGCAATGCCATTAGCAATAGTAGTGGTACATCTGTAAATTCCGTGTCAAGTGCTGTCAATTCCAACATTGCTGTGACAAATAGTATGATCTCCTCAACTTTAGGTGCATTAACAAGCAATTCAAACGTTAATAATCCTTCTTCCCTAGCTAACAACAATGCCAACAGCAGCAGTTCGAATAGCAGTGTTGCAAATAATGCCGCATCGAATGTGGTCTCGCAGTCTGTTAGTGGCGGCAGTGGTGTTGGCGGAGTTGGTGGAAGTGGTGTTAACAGCAGTAGCAATAGCAGCAATGTGAATAGTAATAGTGCTGCGACTGCTTCAGGTGTCAgtggtggtgttagtacatcatCAGCTGTAGCTGCTTCATCCGGTGGTGTAGCATCGGCGGTGAATAAGACTGGTAGTGTAGCGGGTAGTAGTGGTGCGCCCACAGGTGGTAGTGGCGGCGGAGCTGGTAGTGGAATGGTGCCCAACATCCAAATGGTTAGTCAATATATTCAGACTTCATTGCCATACTATCAGCAACCAGTTTATTCTTACGAGGATTTACAAATGATGCAACAGCGAGTGCCACACGTG CAAGGTTATTATGACTTGAACTACACAACACCTACAAGTTTGGGAGCTGGTCGTGATAACTTAGGTTCCGTTGCCTATTCAACAATGACTGATGGTCGTTTTGCCAGAACTGACAATAATTCCAGTCCTGTTAGTAAT GTTTCAAGTACAATGTCACAACAAGCTGGTTCTAGTGGACCCATGCTTAATGTTCCTTACGCATATTTCTATGGCGGCAATGTTATGCCTGGTAGTTTTCAGTATGGCACCCCAGCCATTTATCCG cAAATTCCTGCTGCCAACACAGCTTCAGGAGGACAATTCCCTAAACCTTCATATAATACAGGCTATGGTTCAACCAACTATGATGCACTTTCTCAAGCTTCACAAGACTATACCAACAAAACATACCCCTCAAGTGTGAATCAACCCACAAAGtcccaaaatgtaacaaatccTCCACAAGCTGGTACAGCTTCGGACATAACTTCTTCAATGTATGGAAAAGGGCATGTGGCACTTAATAAGGTCAAT tccTATGAAAAGCAGAATTTCCATTCGGGCACACCTCCTCCCTTTAATATGGCAAATACACAGACTGCTGGTGGGACTTCAGCACAACCATACGGCATGTATTTACCCACAATGCCCGCTGCTGGTCACCACATGATACATCCCCAGATTCACCAg ATGGACGGCAGGATTCACAATTCATCCCGCCGG GATTCAAACAGCACTGGTCAACGTCAACCCACAAGTAGCCAATCGAAGTCGGCTACAAAACAAGGATATTCACCATCCTATTGGACTGGTCAGAATTAA